A section of the Styela clava chromosome 9, kaStyClav1.hap1.2, whole genome shotgun sequence genome encodes:
- the LOC120339964 gene encoding microfibril-associated glycoprotein 4-like, which translates to MTYPGQKRYNMVNKLFLMLIICLISMTDSLPDDGLCSQVYQMHEYCTRQVTLLSNSRPDHAHAGRVGKAGPRGPPGIVNYTKIEQEMQKKFNAMEIRFKAKMANVEEKMLNNTSEIERKFSELIRVAQELRPLTFSDCGKVTKNDAKIWNETGGVFDIYPAYSKFEVFCDLTTDGGGWMVFQRRSSGSTDFYRTWNEYVNGFGNKVDEFWFGLENLHRLTRDNDYELRIDLEDWEGNRKYAKYSNFKIGGPKSKYALTVGGFTGDAGDSLSAHNGRGFTTKDRDNDTYSGNCAVLYKGAWWYAACHASNLNGYYLKGGVKKSYADGVIWRTWREYYYSLKFTEMKIRPI; encoded by the exons atGACTTATCCAGGGCAAAAACGATACAACATGGTTAATaagttatttttaatgttgattATTTGTCTGATTTCAATGACCGATTCATTGCCTGACGATGGTCTTTGTTCCCAAGTTTATCAAATGCATGAATATTGTACAAGACAGGTCACATTACTCTCGAATTCTCGACCAGACCATGCTCACGCAGGGCGAGTTGGTAAAGCAGGACCACGTGGACCACCAGGCATAGTTAACTATACAAAGATAGAACAGGAAATGCAGAAGAAATTCAACG caATGGAGATTCGTTTTAAAGCCAAGATGGCCAATGTTGAAGAAAAGATGTTGAACAACACATCTGAgatagaaagaaaattttcagaattGATTCGTGTGGCTCAAG AATTGAGACCTCTAACTTTTTCCGATTGTGGAAAAGTGACTAAGAATGATGCgaaaatttggaatgaaaccGGTGGAGTTTTTGATATTTACCCAGCTTACTCAAAGTTTGAAGTATTCTGTGATCTAACAACTGACGGTGGGGGTTGGATG GTTTTCCAGCGACGTTCAAGTGGCTCAACGGATTTCTATAGAACTTggaatgaatatgtaaatggTTTTGGAAACAAAGTTGATGAATTTTGGTTTG GCCTGGAGAATCTTCATCGTCTGACTCGTGATAATGACTACGAACTTCGTATCGATTTAGAAGATTGGGAAGGAAATAGGAAATATGCGAAATATTC AAACTTCAAAATAGGAGGACCGAAATCGAAATATGCACTCACCGTTGGAGGGTTCACGGGAGACGCGGGAGATTCTTTGAGTGCTCACAACGGTCGTGGATTTACGACTAAGGATCGAGACAACGATACCTATTCTGGGAATTGCGCGGTTCTGTATAAAGGGGCCTGGTGGTACGCAGCCTGCCATGCAAGCAATTTGAATGGTTATTATTTAAAAGGCGGGGTTAAAAAATCATACGCAGATGGTGTGATATGGCGAACCTGGAGGGAATACTATTATTCTCTCAAATTCACAGAGATGAAAATTCGACCAATCTAA
- the LOC120339723 gene encoding aldo-keto reductase family 1 member B7-like isoform X1: MENQIFESHHPNMDMDFITLNTGYKMPAMALGTWKDEDLRSLIRTAIGIGYRHIDCAWFYRNENVIGDTLQDVYNEGKVKRENMYLTSKLWCQFNHPNDVREGFMQSLNNLQTDYLDAFLLHIPCAMPKTNDLTPVDEDGNYRHNNEIHYVDTWKEMEKLQKDGLVRSIGVSNFNKYQINRILKECSIKPAVHLTESHPYLTDRNMVKFCKDNGIAVMAFGVLGSKRRKKPTIHDPILRQDRVLKSIAEKREKTIAHIAIRFQIQRGIGAVINSSHESRLKSNFQVYDFELSDEEMELIYDLNKDWRAFDLKWFLEGHKYWPHKPNYSEDELRQDE, encoded by the exons atggAGAATCAAATATTTG AATCCCACCATCCCAATATGGACATGGATTTCATAACCTTGAATACAGGATATAAGATGCCGGCAATGGCACTTGGAACGTGGAAA GATGAGGATCTTAGGAGTTTGATTCGAACAGCTATTGGAATAGGATATCGACACATAGACTGTGCGTGGTTTTACAGAAACGAAAATGTGATCGGAGATACTCTGCAAGATGTGTACAATGAAGGAAAAGTAAAAAGAGAAAATATGTATCTGACTAGCAAG CTCTGGTGCCAATTCAACCACCCAAATGATGTCAGAGAAGGATTTATGCAAAGCTTAAACAACTTGCAAACTGATTATTTGGATGCATTTTTATTGCATATTCCCTGTGCAATGCCG AAAACAAACGATTTAACACCAGTCGATGAAGACGGAAATTatcgtcacaataacgaaattcATTATGTTGATACGTGGAAG GAGATGGAAAAGTTGCAGAAAGATGGTTTAGTCAGAAGCATCGGAGTTTCAAATTTCAACAAGTACCAGATTAACCGAATATTAAAAGAATGCTCGATTAAACCGGCTGTTCACTTGACTGAATCACATCCTTACTTGACTGATAGAAATATGGTGAAGTTCTGCAAAGATAACGGGATCGCTGTTATGGCATTTGGAGTTCTTGGATCAAAGAGAAGGAAAAA GCCTACAATACATGATCCAATCCTTCGACAAGATCGGGTGTTGAAATCAATTGCAGAAAAACGAGAAAAAACCATTGCGCACATAGCGATTCGATTTCAAATACAAAGGGGAATAGGGGCGGTTATAAACAGCTCACATGAATCCCGGTTAAAAAGTAATTTCCAA GTTTATGACTTCGAATTAAGTGATGAAGAAATGGAATTGATCTATGATTTGAACAAAGATTGGAGAGCTTTTGACttaaaatg GTTTCTTGAAGGTCATAAATATTGGCCACATAAACCGAATTATTCTGAAGATGAGTTAAGACAAGATGAATGA
- the LOC120339723 gene encoding aldo-keto reductase family 1 member B7-like isoform X2: protein MDMDFITLNTGYKMPAMALGTWKDEDLRSLIRTAIGIGYRHIDCAWFYRNENVIGDTLQDVYNEGKVKRENMYLTSKLWCQFNHPNDVREGFMQSLNNLQTDYLDAFLLHIPCAMPKTNDLTPVDEDGNYRHNNEIHYVDTWKEMEKLQKDGLVRSIGVSNFNKYQINRILKECSIKPAVHLTESHPYLTDRNMVKFCKDNGIAVMAFGVLGSKRRKKPTIHDPILRQDRVLKSIAEKREKTIAHIAIRFQIQRGIGAVINSSHESRLKSNFQVYDFELSDEEMELIYDLNKDWRAFDLKWFLEGHKYWPHKPNYSEDELRQDE from the exons ATGGACATGGATTTCATAACCTTGAATACAGGATATAAGATGCCGGCAATGGCACTTGGAACGTGGAAA GATGAGGATCTTAGGAGTTTGATTCGAACAGCTATTGGAATAGGATATCGACACATAGACTGTGCGTGGTTTTACAGAAACGAAAATGTGATCGGAGATACTCTGCAAGATGTGTACAATGAAGGAAAAGTAAAAAGAGAAAATATGTATCTGACTAGCAAG CTCTGGTGCCAATTCAACCACCCAAATGATGTCAGAGAAGGATTTATGCAAAGCTTAAACAACTTGCAAACTGATTATTTGGATGCATTTTTATTGCATATTCCCTGTGCAATGCCG AAAACAAACGATTTAACACCAGTCGATGAAGACGGAAATTatcgtcacaataacgaaattcATTATGTTGATACGTGGAAG GAGATGGAAAAGTTGCAGAAAGATGGTTTAGTCAGAAGCATCGGAGTTTCAAATTTCAACAAGTACCAGATTAACCGAATATTAAAAGAATGCTCGATTAAACCGGCTGTTCACTTGACTGAATCACATCCTTACTTGACTGATAGAAATATGGTGAAGTTCTGCAAAGATAACGGGATCGCTGTTATGGCATTTGGAGTTCTTGGATCAAAGAGAAGGAAAAA GCCTACAATACATGATCCAATCCTTCGACAAGATCGGGTGTTGAAATCAATTGCAGAAAAACGAGAAAAAACCATTGCGCACATAGCGATTCGATTTCAAATACAAAGGGGAATAGGGGCGGTTATAAACAGCTCACATGAATCCCGGTTAAAAAGTAATTTCCAA GTTTATGACTTCGAATTAAGTGATGAAGAAATGGAATTGATCTATGATTTGAACAAAGATTGGAGAGCTTTTGACttaaaatg GTTTCTTGAAGGTCATAAATATTGGCCACATAAACCGAATTATTCTGAAGATGAGTTAAGACAAGATGAATGA